The Sneathiella sp. P13V-1 genome includes a window with the following:
- a CDS encoding D-sedoheptulose 7-phosphate isomerase, with the protein MDASAYYDDEMEDHASVLKATRESMKEPFEKMLGIWANCIRGGGKILFCGNGGSAADAQHLSAELVVRFIKDRAPIPAIALNTDTSAMTAGANDLGYDMVFARQVEALGRPGDVVVGISTSGTSPNIVAALKMAKEKGLIPTAMTGRDGGVMPDLADHSIIVPAQSTRRIQEMHITLGHMLCGALEIELELAKTE; encoded by the coding sequence TTGGACGCTTCGGCCTATTATGACGACGAGATGGAAGATCACGCTTCCGTTCTGAAAGCCACCCGCGAAAGCATGAAAGAGCCTTTTGAAAAGATGCTTGGCATCTGGGCCAACTGCATTAGAGGCGGCGGAAAAATCCTCTTTTGCGGTAACGGGGGCAGCGCTGCGGATGCGCAGCATCTGTCCGCTGAGCTGGTGGTCCGCTTTATCAAAGACCGCGCGCCCATTCCGGCCATCGCCCTTAACACAGATACCTCAGCCATGACAGCAGGGGCCAATGATCTGGGATATGACATGGTTTTTGCCCGTCAGGTGGAAGCTTTGGGCCGCCCGGGTGATGTGGTTGTTGGAATTTCAACCTCCGGCACCAGCCCAAATATTGTGGCTGCCTTAAAAATGGCGAAAGAGAAGGGTCTTATCCCCACCGCAATGACGGGGCGGGATGGTGGCGTGATGCCGGACCTTGCCGATCATTCCATTATTGTGCCTGCGCAATCGACCCGCCGCATTCAGGAAATGCATATCACATTGGGTCATATGTTGTGCGGGGCGCTGGAAATTGAACTGGAACTAGCAAAGACTGAGTAA
- the rfaE1 gene encoding D-glycero-beta-D-manno-heptose-7-phosphate kinase codes for MSELDPRQLSSIVNKFKDVHVLCLGDVMLDRFTYGSAGRISPEAPIPVLSISHQQSMLGGAGNVVRNILSLGGKATLVAVVGDDAEGREIQHLLEKEEGITPALVTSKGRPTTVKTRFIADGQQLLRADAEASHPVTKPTAVGLVDNFKAALNKVQMVILSDYAKGVLSDEVLKEVIAAANEAGVPVVADPKSEDFSRYQGVDLLTPNRKEMIAAAGMPCDTNSDVVAAARSVMSRDNIKALLVTRSEAGMSLISEADETHVAAQAQEVFDVSGAGDSVIACLSLGIGAGASHGEAAYLANLAGGVVVAKQGTAAVTADEIEAALHNVEVREADNKITSLTHAKDIVDGWRARGLKVGFTNGCFDLVHPGHISLIRQARAECDRLIVGLNTDDSIRRLKGPDRPATNETSRAIVLAGLEDVSLVVPFAEDTPINLIEGLKPDVLVKGADYTVETVVGSDIVQAYGGRVLLAELKEGFSTTRTIQRLLETDRKKFANDDS; via the coding sequence ATGAGCGAACTGGACCCACGACAACTGTCGTCCATTGTCAACAAATTCAAAGACGTCCATGTCCTCTGTCTTGGGGACGTGATGCTGGACCGGTTCACCTATGGCAGCGCAGGGCGTATTTCCCCCGAAGCCCCCATTCCGGTTCTCAGCATTTCCCATCAGCAAAGCATGCTGGGCGGTGCAGGGAATGTGGTGCGTAATATCCTGTCCCTTGGCGGTAAGGCCACTTTGGTTGCCGTTGTAGGCGATGACGCGGAAGGCCGTGAAATTCAGCATCTTCTTGAAAAAGAAGAGGGAATAACGCCTGCGCTGGTCACGTCAAAAGGCCGCCCTACCACGGTGAAAACCCGCTTTATTGCCGATGGTCAGCAACTTCTTCGCGCTGATGCGGAGGCCTCTCATCCGGTGACAAAACCAACCGCTGTGGGACTGGTTGATAACTTCAAAGCGGCTTTAAATAAAGTGCAGATGGTGATCCTCTCTGATTATGCTAAAGGGGTGTTGTCAGATGAAGTTCTGAAAGAGGTCATTGCCGCAGCTAATGAAGCCGGAGTTCCCGTCGTTGCAGATCCAAAATCTGAAGATTTCAGCCGCTATCAAGGGGTGGATCTTCTCACACCAAACCGCAAGGAAATGATCGCCGCTGCAGGCATGCCGTGTGATACCAATTCCGATGTGGTCGCCGCCGCCAGATCCGTGATGTCCCGTGATAATATCAAGGCGTTACTGGTTACTCGTTCCGAAGCCGGAATGAGTTTGATCTCTGAGGCAGATGAAACCCATGTGGCTGCTCAAGCCCAGGAAGTTTTCGACGTCTCCGGTGCCGGTGACAGTGTCATCGCTTGCCTGTCCCTTGGTATCGGGGCGGGGGCCTCCCACGGGGAGGCGGCCTATCTTGCCAACCTGGCAGGGGGTGTTGTGGTCGCCAAACAAGGCACCGCAGCCGTCACAGCCGATGAAATTGAAGCCGCCCTTCATAACGTGGAGGTGCGCGAAGCTGATAATAAGATCACGTCACTTACCCATGCGAAAGACATTGTCGACGGCTGGCGGGCAAGGGGTCTTAAAGTGGGCTTCACCAACGGCTGTTTTGATCTGGTGCATCCGGGGCATATTTCCCTGATCCGTCAGGCCCGCGCTGAATGTGACCGCCTGATTGTGGGCCTCAATACTGATGACAGTATCCGCCGTTTGAAGGGCCCGGATCGCCCGGCCACCAACGAAACCTCCCGCGCCATTGTTCTTGCGGGGCTGGAAGATGTGTCCCTTGTGGTGCCTTTCGCAGAAGACACACCGATCAACCTGATCGAAGGCCTGAAGCCGGATGTGCTGGTAAAAGGTGCTGATTATACGGTGGAAACGGTTGTGGGTTCCGACATTGTGCAGGCCTATGGCGGCCGTGTTTTGCTTGCAGAACTTAAAGAAGGGTTCAGCACAACTCGCACGATCCAGCGCCTTTTGGAAACCGACAGAAAGAAATTTGCAAACGATGACAGCTAA